GCGCGCCCGTCGCGGCAAGGCCGCGCCGCGCTGGTGCGGCCGATCGTCGCTTTCGGCGTCACGACCGCGCTGCTGCTGGTCGTCGGCGGCGGCGTCGGCATGTTCTTCACCGACCCGCGCGCCGCCGGGGAGATGCAGATCATCTACCGCGCGCTCAGCGCACTGGCGCTCGTGCTGCTCACGGTGCCGATCGCGACGCTGGGGGCGGCCGCGGCACGTCTGTCGGCGCGCCGACGCAACGACCGTCTGGCCACTCTGCGCCTCCTCGGCGCCGGGACGGGAGAGGTCAGCGCGATGACGGTCGTCGAAGCGGGCGCGACCGCGCTGGTCGGCGGCATCCTGGGCGTCGGTCTGTACGCGGCGCTGCTGCCCATGGTGGGACTGCTGCCGTTCTTCGGTGGGGCCCGTCGGAGCCGCGGCGCTCTGGACCGGCGCGGGCACGGCGGCCGGGGCGGTCGTGGGTGTCGTCGTGGTCGCCACGGCGAGCGCGGCACTGAGCCTGCGACGGGTGCAGCTGACGCCGCTGGGCGTGGCTCGTCGCACCGCCCCGCCACGGCGGCGCACGGCGGCGCTGGTCTTCGGCGTCCTGGCGATCGTCGCCGTGGCGACGGCGGTGTCGAACATCACCGCGATCGCGCAGGTCTGGGGCGCCGCGGTAGGCCTGATCGCGTTGGTGGGCCTGTTCGGCGTCGCACTCGTGATCGTGAACGTCGTCGGAGCACCGCTTGTCGCGGCCCGCGGGCGCCGCCTCGCGCGCACCACGTCGTCTGCGGCGCAGCTCATCGCCGGGCGCGAGCTGTCGGCGCACGCGGCCTCGGCCTGGCGCCGCGTCTCGGGGATCGCGATGATCGCCGTCATCGCGGTGGTGGGCGGCTCGGGAGCGAGCCTCGTGGCGCTCGCCGGCGACGACGGGCAGACGGGGTCTCAGGCCGTGCTGTTCGCCGACATGCGCACGGGCGTGCTCGTGACGCTCGGCGTCGGCTTCGCGCTGCTCGCCTGCTCGGTGGGGGTGACACAGGCCGCGTCCACGCTCGAGGACCGCGAGCTCATCGTGGGCCTGGATCGTCTGGGGATGCCGGGGCGCGAACTGCGCCGCGCCCGCGCGCTCACCGTCATCGTGCCGCTGCGATGGGCGGCGGTGGGGGCGCACTCGTCGGCGTCGCTCTGGCGTTGCCCGTGGTGGGGCTGACGGTGCTGATCGCTCCGATCTCGATGGTGGTGATCGTGGGGACGTTCCTCGCCGGGATCGTGCTGGTGTGCCTGTCGCTGCTCACATCGCGGCCCCTGGTCACGGCCATTCGCCGCGGGGCCTGAGACGACGGTGGCGCGAGACGCTCAGGCGAGCCGGGGTCGGTTCCACTGCCCCGGCTCGTCGAACTCCGCGTAGCGCACGTCGACGCCGTCGGGTCCGAGCGAGGCGGCGACGACCAGCAGCGACAGGGTCGGGTACCCGAAGGGACGGTTGTCGCGCACGATGGCGCGATCGTCGGTGGGTCCCAGTCCGCTCGTCAGCTCGAGAGTGTCGAGCCAGGGCTCCCACCAGTGCCCGTCGATGGCAGCCGGCGCGCTGAAGGCCTCGCGCCACGCCGCGATGCGCGCCGTCGCCTCATCGTCGACGTCGTCATGCGCGACCATGTGGATGCCGGGAGCAAGCTCCACGTGCCGCAGAGCGCCGCCGTCCCACATGGTGACACGGGCGCCGGCGGCCGTCGCTTCGACGAGGTTGAACCCCTGCGCATGCGGTGGACTGTCCGGGGTGCGGCCGGCGACGGCATCGAGGACGATCCGGCCGCGGGAGATCGGGGGCTCGGCCCGTCCCGTCGGGTCGGCGGCCAGCACGTCGGCGCGGTTGAGGATCACCGCGACGCGGCCGTCCTCGGCATCCACCGCCAACCACGCGCCACCGGCACGACGGTCGCGCACACCCTTCACGCTCGGAAGCTCGGGCCACCACGGGCCCAGCGGATCCCACGAGCGCGCGGGGTCCTCGTCACGGACGGCGAGCAACCGTACGGGCGCGCCATCGCCGTGCGGGACGTGGACGATGACGGTACACACGGTGCTCGTGACCTCTCCGTCCGCTCCTCGTGGCGACGCCTGCGGCGTGGGAGGATCGGACCATGTTCGTTGTCGTGGGCGTGACGGGCGGCATCGCCGCGTACAAGACGGTGCACCTCGTGCGCGCCCTCGTCACCAACGGGCACGAGGTGCACGTTGTTCCCACCGAGGACTCGCTGCGCTTCGTCGGGACGACCACGTGGGAGGCCGTCAGCAGGAATCCTGTCACGACCAGTGTCCACGACGACGTCGCGCGCGTGCGCCACGTCGCCCTCGGCACCTCCGCGGACCTCATCGTCATCGCCCCCGCGACGGCCAACATCCTCGCGAAGATGGCGGCGGGCATCGCGGACGACCTGCTCGGTGTGACGCTGCTCGCCACCACCGCGCCCGTCGTCGTCGCGCCCGCGATGCACACGGCGATGTGGGAACACGCCGCCACGCAGGCCAACGTCGCGACGCTGCGGGCGCGCGGCGTGCACGTGGTGGGGCCGGCCGACGGCCCGCTGACGGGCGGCGACAGCGGGCCCGGGCGGATGGTGGAGCCGGAGGAGATCGTCGCTGCGGCGCTGGCGATCGCCGCGCCGCCGCCCGCCGATCTCGCGGGCCTGCGGGTCGCCGTGTCGACCGGCGGCACCCGTGAGCCCATCGACCCGGTGCGCTTCCTCGGCAACCGCTCCAGTGGCCGTCAGGGTACTGAGCTCGCCCTCGCCGCCGCCGACCGCGGCGCCGACGTCACGCTCGTGGCGGCCCACGTGGACGAAGGGGTGCTCGCGTCGGCATCCCGCCACACGCACATCACGATGGTGCGCGTCGGCACGGCCGCCGAGCTGGAGACGGCGATGACGGATGCCGCGCCCGCCGCCGACATCATCGCGATGGTGGCCGCGGTCGCCGACTACCGGGTCGCGGAGGTCTCGCGCGAAAAGCTGCGCAAAGAGGACGGCGTGCCGCGGCTGGAGCTGGTGACCACCCCCGATGTGCTCGCAGGACTCGTCGCCGCACGCCGGCCCGGTCAGATCGTGGTCGGCTTCGCCGCCGAGACGGCGGCCGACGATGCGGAGCTTCTGGCACGGGGACGCCGCAAACGAGAGCGCAAGGGCCTGGACCTGCTGGCGGTGAACCGGGTCGATGAGACCCACGGCTTCGAGGCGACCGACAATCGTGTGCTGCTGCTGGATGCCGCCGGCACCGTCGTGTCGGATGCGGCGGGCACGAAGCGGGAGGTCGCCGACGCGATCTGGGACGCGGTCGCCGCGTTGCGCTGACGGCGGGGTCACCGCATTTCGACTCGTCGCTGCGCTCCTCACTCAACGACCGGGGAGGCCTTCCCCGGTCGTTGAGCGAGCGCAGCGAGTCGAAACGCAGAGCGCAGCGGTCAGGCCTTCTTCTGCACGTCCAGCAGCGGCGATCCGTGCGTGACGGGGCCGAGGGCGACGGGGTCGACGGTGTCGAACGTGTCGCCGTTGAGGACGATCACCGGCGTGATCAGGGGGTAGCCCGCCTTCTCGATCACGGCGCGGTCGAAGGTGACGAGCGGCGTGCCGGTCTCGACGCGGTCGCCGTTCTTGACCTTGACGTCGAAGCCCTCCCCCTTCAGGTTGACCGTGTCGATTCCCACGTGGATGAGCACCTCGGCGCCGTTGTCCAGCTGCAGGCCGAACGCGTGTCCGGTCGGCTGCGCGGCGACCACGACACCGGCGCCCGGTGCGTAGACGGTGGTTCCGGTCGGCTCGATCGCCACACCCGGCCCCATCACTCCGCCCGCGAAGACCGGGTCGGGCACGTTGTCGAGCGGCACCACGGTGCCGTCCAGCGGTGCCGCGACCTGGATCAGCTCGCCCACCGCGGCGGTACGCTCGGCGACCGCGGTGGCCGTCTGCGCTCCCTCACCGGCGACACCGGCGAGCTCGGCGCCGCCGGCGACAGCCGGGATGGTGTCGCGCGCCACACCGGGGGCGACGGATGCCGCGCCTGCCGTGGCCGCCGCGACGGCCGCACCGGCCGGCTCCGGGTTCTTGTAGCCCGAGATGATGACGAGCACCATCGCGACCACGAACGCGCCGGCAACGGCGACCAGGTAGAGCCCGATCGGGTTGAAGGCGGGGACCGTCAGCAGCGAGGTGAAGACGAACGCCTGCGTCGTGATGCCGTGGGGAAGACCCAGCACCAGCGAACCGATGCCGATGATGAGACCGCCCGTGAGGCAGCCGACGAGCATCCGCGGATAGATGCGCTTGTACCGCAGGTGGATGCCGTAGAGCGAGGGCTCGGAGATGCCGCCGAGCAGGCCCGCGGCGAGCGCGCCCGTCGCCGTCTGCCGCATCTGCTTGTCCTTCTCCCGCCAGGCCAGCACCAGCACACCGGCGGTCGCGCCGAAGCACGCGAAGTTCCACGCGCCCATGGGGCCCTGGATGAAGTCGTACCCGAGGGTCTGGATGTTCAGGAGCATGATCGCGTTGATCGGCCAGTGCAGACCCAGCGGCACCATGAACGGGTAGGCGAGCGGAATGACGATCGCGAAGATGAACGGCGAGAAGGAGTTGATCGCCGCGAGCGCGCTCGCGAGCCCGGCCCCGACGTACACGCCGATCGGGCCGATGAGGAAGGCCGTCAACGGGATCATGATGAGCATCGCGAGGAAGGGCACGAAGATCAGCTGGATGTTCTCGGGGATGACTTTCTTGAGGCCCTTGTAGACGAGGCCGAGCACCGCGGCCATCAGCAGCGGAGGGAACACCTGCGAGGAGTAGTCCGCGATGGGCATCGGCAGACCCCACACCTGCACGATCGCGACCTGCGCCTGCTGGAACCCGAACAGCGGCGTCTTCTCGACGCCCGTCGCGAGACCGGAGAAGCTCGGGAGCATCAGCACCGCCATGATCGAGAAGCCCACCCACGGGTCGGCACCGATCTTCTGCGACGCGTTGTAGGCGACCATCAGCGGCAGGAAGACGAACACGCACTGCCACATGAGGTTGACGAACGCCCACGACGGTTCGAGGGTGACGCCGGGCGCGTTCCAGGCCGGAATGACGTGGAGGGTCGCCATGAGCGCCATGAACGTGATGAACAGCGACGCGCCGAGGAGGGCGCCGAGGATGGGGCGGAACGAGTCCGAGAGGAACTCGAACAGCGAGTCGAGCCAGGCGTGGGTGCCACGGGGGCCCTTCGCGCGCTCGCGCGCCTTGATGTCGGCGATGCTCTCGTCCGCGCCGCCGCCAGCGGATGCACCGCCGGCCATGACGGGCAGCGCCATGATCTCGTTGTAGACGGTCTGCACGCCGCCGCCGATCACGACCTGGAAGCGGTCGCCGGCCTGCGGGACCGCGCCGAGCACTCCCGGAATGGCTTCGACGGCGGTCTTGTCGACCTTGTCTCCGTCGTTGAGCTGGAAGCGCAATCGTGTGGCGCAGTGGGTGAGACTCGCGATGTTTCCGGGTCCGCCGACGGCGTCGACGATCTCGGATGCCGAATTGGATGCCATTTTTTCGCCTCTTTTTCGTTATGCGACGTCCTGTCGATGACGATCTGTCGCAGGCGACTCTATATCGCCGCCAGGACAGCGGACAGGGCTCGGACCGTGGCAAACGGACCGGAGGAAACGCGGGCCGACGGGCGGTTGGCGTACAGGTTTCACTCAGGTTGTGCGCCGGGGATGTCCAGAAAACGTTGTGAAGCTGTGACCTTCGTGTCCACCCGAGGACGCACACCGCTCGCGCTCCGGCGCCGGGGCGGTGCTGATTCACCGGAAGTACTCTCTTTATGCCCCGTCTGCCCTACCGCCCCGTGACATCCGCCCTCCTCGGCCTCGGCCTCGTAATCGGCGCCGCCACGACCACTGCGGGGGCCCTGCCGGCCTTCGCTGCGAGCGATGCTCCCGCCGCCTCCACCGGCTCGGTCACCGTCGAGACCACCTCCGCACCGCTCAGCGCGATCACCGCCGGCGGCGTCACCGCGATGAGCGCCGCGCAGAGTGCCGTCGCCGCCGCCGCGAAGGTGGCGATCGACATCTCGGCCTCCGGTCTCGATGTCGGCACCACCGACACCACGGTCGACACAGCCAAGCTCGGCGCCCTCATCACGAAGCTGCGCGCACTCGACGTGACCCCCGCGATGATGATCCCCACGCTCACGTCCGACGCGAAGGCCGAGACCGAGGTCGTCGCCGCCAAGACGGCGAAGCTGCGGGCCGCCCTCGATGCCGCCGTGCAGCGCAAGGCCGCAGAGGAGGCTGCCGCCAAGGCCGCCGCCGAGGCGGCGGCGAAGGCTGCCGCCGAGGCCGCCGCGGCCGCAGAAGCCGCCGCGAAGGCGAAGGCCGAGGAGGCCGCTGCGGCGACGACCGCGTCGGTCTCGTCGCGTCCCGCGGTCGACGTCAACGTCGACCCGGCATCCGCCCAGGGCATCGCCCGCTCGATGGCCGCCGCCAACTACGGCTGGGGCGACGACCAGTTCGCCTGCCTCGTGTCGCTGTGGAACAAGGAGTCGGGCTGGCGTGTGAACGCCGCCAACAGCAGCGGTGCGTACGGCATCCCGCAGGCACTCCCCGGCAGCAAGATGGCCTCCGCCGGCGCCGATTGGGAGACCAACCCCGCGACCCAGATCGCGTGGGGCATGGGCTACATCGCGGGCCGCTACGGCACGCCCTGCGGCGCATGGGACCACTCGGAGTCCGTGGGCTGGTACTGATCGCCACCGCCCGCTCGAACGGCCCGGACTCTGCGTCCGGGCCGTTCGCTCGTTCTAGGGTGGGCGCATGACGTGGCGGACGCGCGCATCGCGCACCGTGTACGAGAACCGCTGGATCCGCGTCGAGGAGAACGATGTCGTCGGCCCTCACGGCGAGGGCATCTACGGCGTGGTGGAGATGCAGCATCCCGCCGTGTTCGTCGTCGCCGTCGATGACGATGATCGCGTCTGTCTCGTCTCGCTCGAGCGTTACACCACCGGCCGCTCCTGGGAGGTTCCGGCGGGCGGCTCGGACGGCGAGGACCCTCTCGTCGCGGCGCAGCGAGAGCTCGCCGAGGAGGCCGGCATCACCGCGGCACGCTGGACGGCGCTCGGGCGGATGAACGCCCTCAACGGCATCGCGCGCGCACCCGAGTTCGTCTTCCTCGCGCAGGGCATCTCCCGGGGTGCGGATGCCGACGCCTCTCAGCACGAGGAGGGCATCGACGCCGTGCGGTGGGTGCCGTTCGGCAATGTCCTCCGCATGATCGCCGCGGGCGAGATCACGGACGGCGAGAGCGTCGCGGCGCTCGCGTACGCCGGCATCCACCTCGACCGCTTCGCCTGAGCGCCGCCCGATCAGGCGGCGAGCTCGCGGGCCCGCCAGACGACGTCGCGCTCGGGGGCGTGCGGGTCGATCACGTCGACATGGTCGACGACGAACCCGTGGCGCTCGAAGAACGCCGCGGCGCGGTCGTTGGCGGCGACGTGCTCGATCAGCACGCGCGGCGTGCGCGGTGCGAGCGTCGCGATCATCCGGTCGATCAGGAGCGCGCCGACACCCTCGCCGCGGCGGTGGGCGCCGATGTACAGCTTGTAGATGACGGGATCGTCGCCGATGTGGCCGAGCTCGCCGACGCCGACGATCTCCCCGTCGGCATCGAGTGCCACCCAGAGCGCCTGGGCGTCGACGGCGCGGAGCGTCGCAGGGGCGCTCCACCAGTCGGTGACCAGCTCCTGTGCGGCATCGGCCCCGATAAGAGGTGTGTAGTGCGCGGGGAGCACTACGGCACCGAAGGCGCAGACCGCCGCCACGTCGCTCTCGACGGCGCAGCGGATCTCGACGGATGCCGGTGCTGCGCAACCGGGAACGGTCACCCCTGCCGACCCTTGAAGCGCGGGTTCAGCTTGTTGATGACGTAGACGCGACCACGACGGCGCACGACCTGCGCGCCGGGCTGCTCCTTCAGGGATTTGAGGGACGCACGAACCTTCATGACCACTCCTTACTGAGAATCTTTATCAATAAGAGGCTAGAGTGGGACGACCCGTCCGTCAATGTGAAAGCAGGCCCGTCGTGCTGCCCTCCCCCCTGATCGTCGCCGGCCTGTGCACCCCCGAACGGCGCCGTTACGCCGCCGGTCTCGCCGTCGCCACCCGGCGCGGACTGCTCCGCGTCTCGGCTGGACGCGAGGATGCGGATGCGGGTGCGGCGCCGAGCGATCCCGTCGCGGTGACGCTCGAGCGGGATCGGCACGACGTCGAGCGCTTCGTGATCGATGCGGACATCGACGTGGACGTGCTGCACCTGGACATCGTCACGCGCACACCGCCTGCACCGATCGTCTGCGTCGTCGACGCCCGGCACATGCTGGACGATCTGCGCGACCCGAGTCCGCTCGATGGGCGCCGCCGCAACGGCGACGGCGACGCGGGCGCGCGAGCGCGACGTGCGGTCACGCTGCTCGAGTCGGCGACCCTCATCAGTCTCGTGCGTTGGGAGCACGTGGAGACCGCCGAGCTGCCGGTGCTCATGGCGCTCGCCTCCCACCTCGCCCCGCGCGGACGGGTACGCCTGTCCCGCGGCCCGGCGGAGGACCTCCAGGCCCTCGCCGGCTCCGACCCTCGCGGGTTCGACGAGAGCTCGGTGCTGGAGCGCCCCGGATGGGTGCAGGCGCTGAACGACGAGCACGACCCCTACATGACCGATCCCCGGGTATCGACGGTGCGCTACGAACGACTGCGCCCGTTCCACCCGGCCCGCCTCGCCGCCGCCCTCGACGAACTCGACACGGGTCGCTTCGGCCTGTTGCTGCGTTCGGCCGGCTTCTGCCGGCTGGCGACGCGCCCCGGCATCCTGGCCCGCTGGAACCAGGTCGGCTCGGCGATGTGGATCGACCCGCAAGACGCGAGCATGGAGGCGAGCCTCACGGCGCAGGACCTCGCCCTCACGGGACTCGATCTCATGACGGGCGCCGTCGTCGCGACCCTGGACGCCGCGCTGCTCACCGACGCCGAGCTGGAGCAGGGCGCCGCCGGCTGGGCGCGGCTGGAGGATCCCCTTCCCGCGTGGCCCGTTTTCGCCGACGACACGCTCCCGCACGACCCGCTCGCCTGAGCGCCGTCACGGCGTCACGGCGTCGCGAACGCTCTTGCGAGCACGGCAATGACGGCGTCGGCGTGCGCGTCGTCGCGCGTCGCGAGCCACCACTGCGCGAGTCCGTCGGCGGTGGCGAGGATCGCCGCGGCGACGACGTCGATATCCCGCACGGATGCCGCCGGGCGCGCGGACTGCCAGGCCTCCAGGCGGGCACCGATCTCGGTGAGCGCCGCGGCGCTCTCGATCGCGGCGGCATCCGCCGGCTCGCCCGACGATCGCGCGAGGATCGTCAGCTCGGCGAGGCACTCGTGCCGGCGCGGATCGGCCCGCACGTCGTCGAGGTAGGCACGCAGCGCTGCGGCGACCGCGCTCTCCAGCGTCTCCTCGGCGAGCGGCGCCGCCCAGGCGGCCTCCACCGCACGCGCCGACTCGCGTTCGAGCAGCGCGGCGACGAGCGTGCTCTTGGTCCCGAACGCGTAGGTGACCACGCGGTGCGCCACCCCGGCGCGCTGCGCGACGGTCCGCAGCGAGAGCGCCGTCGCGCCGCCGTCGCGGATCACCTCCCACGCCGCGTCGAGCAGCTGCCGGCGGCGATCGTCCACGCCCAGGTAGGCGCGGGGCGATGGCGCTTCGTTCACAGCCATGCCGGAGATCACCATCACCCCCGCCCGCCGCGGCGACCTCCTCGCCGCCGCAGACGTGCTGGCCGAAGCCTTCGAGGCCGACCCGGTGCTCGCCGCGATCGCGCCGACGCCGGGCCGTCGGCGCACACGGCTCGCGCACCTCTTCCATGGGATGCTGGCGGCCGGCGCCTTCACGACCGGAACCGTCGACCTCGCCCGCGACGGGGACGGTTCGATCCTCGGGGTCGCCGTGTGGGAGGGCCCGGATGCACGGCACGGCGCTCTCGGACGTCTCGTCGGGCAGGCGCCGCACTTCGTGCGCGCCCTGGGATGGCGCGGCATCCCCCGCGCGCTCTCGCTGTTCTCGCACCTGGAGCGCCAACGTCCCGACTCCCCGCACTGGTACCGGGCCGAGGTGGGCGTGACGGCACGCGCCCGCGGCCGCGGCGTCGGCGGACGCCTGCTCTCGACTCACCTGGACGCCCTCGACGCGATGCGCCAGAGCGCGTACCTCGAGTCGTCCACCCCGGTCAACCGGCGCCTGTACCGACGGCTCGGCTTCGAGGAGGTGCGTCCGATCACCGGGGGCCGGGCGCCCGCCCGAGGGGATGCTGCGGCATCCCGTCACGCATCACGCGTAGCCCGCTTACCCCCTCGAGCCCAGCCCGTCAACCCACTGCCCTCGCGCCGGCGGCCCTCGTAGCGTCGAGGTCAGGAGTCCGGAGAAGGCCAGAGAAGGGAACACATCATGGGTCTCGACGACAAGATCAAGAACGCGGCCGAGGACCTCGGCGGCAAGGTCAAGGAGGGCGTCGGCAAGCTGACGCACAACGAGCGCCTCGAAGCCGAGGGCGAGGCCGAGCAGGCCAAGGCCCACGTGAAGAAGGCTGGCGAGGACGTCAAGGACGCTTTCAAGTAAGCCTCCCCCCGCGCGACGCCTCCGCCCCCGTCGGGCGGGGGCGTCGCGCTGCGTCCGGAGGGGCTCGCCCCTAGAGTGGCGATCATGTCCGCA
The DNA window shown above is from Microbacterium laevaniformans and carries:
- the ykgO gene encoding type B 50S ribosomal protein L36 encodes the protein MKVRASLKSLKEQPGAQVVRRRGRVYVINKLNPRFKGRQG
- a CDS encoding GNAT family N-acetyltransferase, whose translation is MTVPGCAAPASVEIRCAVESDVAAVCAFGAVVLPAHYTPLIGADAAQELVTDWWSAPATLRAVDAQALWVALDADGEIVGVGELGHIGDDPVIYKLYIGAHRRGEGVGALLIDRMIATLAPRTPRVLIEHVAANDRAAAFFERHGFVVDHVDVIDPHAPERDVVWRARELAA
- a CDS encoding NUDIX domain-containing protein — its product is MTWRTRASRTVYENRWIRVEENDVVGPHGEGIYGVVEMQHPAVFVVAVDDDDRVCLVSLERYTTGRSWEVPAGGSDGEDPLVAAQRELAEEAGITAARWTALGRMNALNGIARAPEFVFLAQGISRGADADASQHEEGIDAVRWVPFGNVLRMIAAGEITDGESVAALAYAGIHLDRFA
- a CDS encoding TetR/AcrR family transcriptional regulator gives rise to the protein MAVNEAPSPRAYLGVDDRRRQLLDAAWEVIRDGGATALSLRTVAQRAGVAHRVVTYAFGTKSTLVAALLERESARAVEAAWAAPLAEETLESAVAAALRAYLDDVRADPRRHECLAELTILARSSGEPADAAAIESAAALTEIGARLEAWQSARPAASVRDIDVVAAAILATADGLAQWWLATRDDAHADAVIAVLARAFATP
- a CDS encoding aggregation-promoting factor C-terminal-like domain-containing protein, with protein sequence MPRLPYRPVTSALLGLGLVIGAATTTAGALPAFAASDAPAASTGSVTVETTSAPLSAITAGGVTAMSAAQSAVAAAAKVAIDISASGLDVGTTDTTVDTAKLGALITKLRALDVTPAMMIPTLTSDAKAETEVVAAKTAKLRAALDAAVQRKAAEEAAAKAAAEAAAKAAAEAAAAAEAAAKAKAEEAAAATTASVSSRPAVDVNVDPASAQGIARSMAAANYGWGDDQFACLVSLWNKESGWRVNAANSSGAYGIPQALPGSKMASAGADWETNPATQIAWGMGYIAGRYGTPCGAWDHSESVGWY
- the coaBC gene encoding bifunctional phosphopantothenoylcysteine decarboxylase/phosphopantothenate--cysteine ligase CoaBC, whose protein sequence is MFVVVGVTGGIAAYKTVHLVRALVTNGHEVHVVPTEDSLRFVGTTTWEAVSRNPVTTSVHDDVARVRHVALGTSADLIVIAPATANILAKMAAGIADDLLGVTLLATTAPVVVAPAMHTAMWEHAATQANVATLRARGVHVVGPADGPLTGGDSGPGRMVEPEEIVAAALAIAAPPPADLAGLRVAVSTGGTREPIDPVRFLGNRSSGRQGTELALAAADRGADVTLVAAHVDEGVLASASRHTHITMVRVGTAAELETAMTDAAPAADIIAMVAAVADYRVAEVSREKLRKEDGVPRLELVTTPDVLAGLVAARRPGQIVVGFAAETAADDAELLARGRRKRERKGLDLLAVNRVDETHGFEATDNRVLLLDAAGTVVSDAAGTKREVADAIWDAVAALR
- a CDS encoding GTP-binding protein → MLPSPLIVAGLCTPERRRYAAGLAVATRRGLLRVSAGREDADAGAAPSDPVAVTLERDRHDVERFVIDADIDVDVLHLDIVTRTPPAPIVCVVDARHMLDDLRDPSPLDGRRRNGDGDAGARARRAVTLLESATLISLVRWEHVETAELPVLMALASHLAPRGRVRLSRGPAEDLQALAGSDPRGFDESSVLERPGWVQALNDEHDPYMTDPRVSTVRYERLRPFHPARLAAALDELDTGRFGLLLRSAGFCRLATRPGILARWNQVGSAMWIDPQDASMEASLTAQDLALTGLDLMTGAVVATLDAALLTDAELEQGAAGWARLEDPLPAWPVFADDTLPHDPLA
- a CDS encoding glucose PTS transporter subunit IIA, whose translation is MASNSASEIVDAVGGPGNIASLTHCATRLRFQLNDGDKVDKTAVEAIPGVLGAVPQAGDRFQVVIGGGVQTVYNEIMALPVMAGGASAGGGADESIADIKARERAKGPRGTHAWLDSLFEFLSDSFRPILGALLGASLFITFMALMATLHVIPAWNAPGVTLEPSWAFVNLMWQCVFVFLPLMVAYNASQKIGADPWVGFSIMAVLMLPSFSGLATGVEKTPLFGFQQAQVAIVQVWGLPMPIADYSSQVFPPLLMAAVLGLVYKGLKKVIPENIQLIFVPFLAMLIMIPLTAFLIGPIGVYVGAGLASALAAINSFSPFIFAIVIPLAYPFMVPLGLHWPINAIMLLNIQTLGYDFIQGPMGAWNFACFGATAGVLVLAWREKDKQMRQTATGALAAGLLGGISEPSLYGIHLRYKRIYPRMLVGCLTGGLIIGIGSLVLGLPHGITTQAFVFTSLLTVPAFNPIGLYLVAVAGAFVVAMVLVIISGYKNPEPAGAAVAAATAGAASVAPGVARDTIPAVAGGAELAGVAGEGAQTATAVAERTAAVGELIQVAAPLDGTVVPLDNVPDPVFAGGVMGPGVAIEPTGTTVYAPGAGVVVAAQPTGHAFGLQLDNGAEVLIHVGIDTVNLKGEGFDVKVKNGDRVETGTPLVTFDRAVIEKAGYPLITPVIVLNGDTFDTVDPVALGPVTHGSPLLDVQKKA
- a CDS encoding GNAT family N-acetyltransferase, producing MPEITITPARRGDLLAAADVLAEAFEADPVLAAIAPTPGRRRTRLAHLFHGMLAAGAFTTGTVDLARDGDGSILGVAVWEGPDARHGALGRLVGQAPHFVRALGWRGIPRALSLFSHLERQRPDSPHWYRAEVGVTARARGRGVGGRLLSTHLDALDAMRQSAYLESSTPVNRRLYRRLGFEEVRPITGGRAPARGDAAASRHASRVARLPPRAQPVNPLPSRRRPS
- a CDS encoding CsbD family protein, yielding MGLDDKIKNAAEDLGGKVKEGVGKLTHNERLEAEGEAEQAKAHVKKAGEDVKDAFK
- a CDS encoding NRDE family protein, which encodes MCTVIVHVPHGDGAPVRLLAVRDEDPARSWDPLGPWWPELPSVKGVRDRRAGGAWLAVDAEDGRVAVILNRADVLAADPTGRAEPPISRGRIVLDAVAGRTPDSPPHAQGFNLVEATAAGARVTMWDGGALRHVELAPGIHMVAHDDVDDEATARIAAWREAFSAPAAIDGHWWEPWLDTLELTSGLGPTDDRAIVRDNRPFGYPTLSLLVVAASLGPDGVDVRYAEFDEPGQWNRPRLA